The following coding sequences are from one Desulfosporosinus orientis DSM 765 window:
- the der gene encoding ribosome biogenesis GTPase Der: protein MSKPIVAIVGRPNVGKSTLFNRITGGLVAIVENMPGVTRDRLYRDAEWLGRKFALIDTGGIEFKNEGTAISSQMRRQAEIAMEEADVVIFVVDAQISPTPDDDLIARTLRRSGKPVLLVANKVEDFKQVEGQLYDYLSFGLGEPIPISAVHGMNTGDLLDLVISNLPEIDEEEYDPDVIRISVIGRPNVGKSSLVNNLLGKERVIVSNVPGTTRDAIDTPFEHEGRHYILIDTAGMRRKSRIEDLTEQYSVVRSLRAVDRSDAILMLIDAVDGVTEQDKKIAGYAEDAGKAIVLVVNKWDLIQKDEKTINKFEKSIREELGFLQYAPTMFISAKTGQRVNKILDLVDFVVEQNSTRVTTATLNTLLREWVHLNPPPTDKGRRLKIRYITQVGVKPPTFVFFVNDPELMHFSYKRYLENQMRKHFGFEGTPIRIVIRQKDEEKE from the coding sequence TTGAGTAAGCCTATTGTAGCTATTGTAGGACGGCCAAATGTCGGAAAATCAACTTTGTTCAACCGCATTACCGGCGGTTTGGTGGCTATTGTTGAAAATATGCCGGGAGTAACCAGAGACCGCCTGTACCGGGATGCCGAATGGTTGGGCAGAAAGTTTGCCTTAATCGATACCGGCGGAATTGAATTTAAAAATGAAGGCACCGCAATTTCTTCGCAAATGAGAAGGCAGGCAGAGATTGCCATGGAAGAAGCGGACGTGGTCATATTTGTAGTCGATGCTCAAATATCCCCTACTCCCGATGATGATCTGATTGCCCGAACTTTGCGGCGCTCGGGTAAACCGGTTTTGCTCGTTGCCAATAAAGTGGAAGATTTTAAGCAGGTAGAAGGTCAGCTTTATGATTACTTAAGCTTCGGGCTGGGGGAACCTATTCCGATTTCCGCAGTTCACGGTATGAACACGGGCGATCTGCTGGATTTAGTGATTTCCAATTTGCCTGAAATTGATGAAGAAGAGTATGATCCGGATGTAATCCGCATATCTGTTATTGGACGACCTAATGTGGGTAAGTCCTCCTTGGTCAACAACTTGTTAGGAAAAGAACGGGTGATTGTCAGCAATGTTCCGGGTACGACCCGAGATGCCATCGACACACCCTTTGAACACGAGGGCCGGCATTATATTCTCATTGATACGGCGGGAATGCGCCGTAAATCCCGGATAGAGGATCTTACTGAGCAATATAGTGTTGTACGTTCTCTGCGCGCCGTTGACCGCTCAGATGCCATCCTTATGCTTATTGATGCTGTAGACGGAGTGACGGAACAGGATAAAAAGATTGCCGGCTACGCTGAAGACGCCGGTAAAGCCATCGTTCTGGTGGTTAATAAGTGGGACCTCATTCAGAAGGATGAAAAGACCATTAATAAATTTGAAAAGAGCATTCGCGAAGAATTAGGATTCCTGCAATATGCACCGACCATGTTTATATCCGCCAAAACAGGACAACGGGTCAACAAAATTTTAGACCTGGTGGATTTTGTTGTGGAACAAAATTCGACGCGGGTGACAACGGCTACTTTAAATACCCTGCTTCGAGAGTGGGTTCACCTTAACCCGCCGCCTACGGATAAGGGACGTCGTTTAAAAATTCGCTATATCACCCAAGTGGGAGTAAAACCGCCAACCTTTGTTTTCTTTGTGAATGACCCTGAACTGATGCATTTTTCCTATAAACGATACCTGGAGAACCAAATGCGAAAACACTTTGGCTTTGAGGGTACACCTATCCGAATTGTGATCCGACAAAAAGATGAAGAGAAGGAGTAG
- the plsY gene encoding glycerol-3-phosphate 1-O-acyltransferase PlsY has translation MSRYLIFILAYCLGAIPFAYIAGMIKGIDVRRHGSGNIGTTNAFRLLGVKLGILVLLGDFLKGALSVSLGLWAFGPWGGIVGGLLAMAGHSWNPLFGFRPSGKGVAAGFGIITVLMPKITLIAVLVFVLVVWLTRYVSMGSVSGALTVLILVFVFPQPIAYQVFVVIAVLAVFVLHRSNFQRVLNGTENKFGEKKK, from the coding sequence ATGTCACGTTACCTTATTTTTATTTTGGCGTATTGCTTAGGTGCCATTCCTTTTGCCTACATAGCAGGTATGATCAAAGGAATTGACGTACGTCGGCATGGTAGCGGAAATATCGGCACAACCAACGCCTTTCGTCTTTTAGGTGTCAAGTTAGGCATTTTGGTATTGTTAGGAGATTTCTTGAAAGGCGCCTTATCCGTCTCTCTGGGTCTGTGGGCCTTTGGACCTTGGGGCGGTATTGTCGGCGGGTTACTGGCCATGGCAGGGCATAGCTGGAATCCGCTTTTTGGCTTTCGGCCCAGCGGGAAAGGGGTTGCGGCGGGCTTCGGAATCATTACGGTTCTGATGCCTAAAATCACTTTAATAGCCGTGTTAGTGTTTGTCTTGGTCGTATGGTTAACCCGCTATGTTTCCATGGGATCCGTCAGCGGTGCTCTCACAGTGCTTATTTTAGTCTTTGTTTTTCCGCAGCCTATTGCTTATCAGGTTTTTGTTGTAATTGCAGTTCTGGCGGTTTTTGTTCTTCATCGCTCAAATTTTCAACGTGTCTTAAATGGTACGGAGAATAAATTTGGAGAAAAGAAGAAGTAG
- a CDS encoding NAD(P)H-dependent glycerol-3-phosphate dehydrogenase: protein MPNVAVYGAGSWGSALAVLLAKAGHQVALIGRHAEEMELMKKRRENERYLPGVPLPPELLPTTDLTLLNTDLLVFSVPSHCVREAARLVKPYLKPGCIVVNTAKGMEEVTHLRLSEVLKEELPDNPVAVLSGPSHAEEVGRDMPTTVVVASDVETAETVQDMMMTPTFRVYTNPDVIGVELGGALKNVIALCTGIAEGLGFGDNTKAALMTRGLAEIARLGVAMGGNPLTFAGLSGVGDLIVTCTSLHSRNRRAGVALGQGKPLETVLKEVGMVVEGVKATRIAHNLGLENNIPMPITEQAYKVLFEGADPQIAVSDLMLRGKRHEPEDVLEMSWLK, encoded by the coding sequence ATGCCTAACGTAGCGGTTTATGGGGCAGGAAGCTGGGGAAGTGCGCTTGCAGTTCTCCTGGCAAAAGCGGGTCATCAGGTTGCGCTTATTGGTCGGCATGCTGAAGAAATGGAACTTATGAAGAAGCGTCGAGAAAATGAGCGTTATTTGCCGGGTGTTCCTTTGCCGCCGGAACTGCTGCCTACAACAGATCTCACTCTTTTAAATACAGATCTCCTTGTCTTCAGCGTTCCTTCTCATTGTGTCAGGGAAGCAGCCCGGCTGGTCAAGCCTTATCTAAAGCCGGGATGCATTGTGGTTAATACGGCGAAAGGGATGGAAGAGGTGACTCATCTGAGACTTTCTGAAGTCTTAAAGGAAGAGCTTCCCGATAACCCTGTTGCTGTCTTGTCTGGTCCCAGTCATGCCGAAGAGGTGGGCAGGGATATGCCGACCACTGTTGTGGTTGCCTCAGATGTGGAAACGGCAGAAACAGTTCAAGATATGATGATGACGCCAACCTTTAGGGTTTATACAAATCCCGATGTCATCGGTGTTGAACTTGGCGGAGCCTTAAAGAATGTCATTGCTTTATGCACCGGAATTGCTGAGGGGTTAGGGTTCGGTGATAATACAAAAGCTGCTCTCATGACCCGGGGCTTAGCCGAAATAGCCCGTTTGGGGGTAGCTATGGGAGGAAATCCTCTTACCTTTGCCGGCTTATCGGGGGTTGGAGATCTTATTGTTACTTGTACCAGCTTGCATAGCCGCAATCGCCGGGCCGGAGTTGCCCTTGGCCAAGGCAAGCCTTTAGAAACCGTGCTCAAAGAAGTAGGGATGGTCGTCGAAGGTGTAAAGGCCACTCGCATAGCCCATAACCTGGGCCTGGAAAATAATATTCCTATGCCCATAACGGAACAGGCTTATAAAGTCTTATTTGAAGGTGCCGATCCGCAAATTGCCGTATCAGATTTAATGCTGCGGGGCAAGCGTCATGAACCGGAAGACGTTTTGGAGATGAGTTGGCTAAAATAA
- the spoIVA gene encoding stage IV sporulation protein A, whose translation MEKLDIFRDIAERTGGDIYLGVVGPVRTGKSTFIKRFMDLLVLPNIPDAFERERAKDELPQSGTGRMITTTEPKFIPSESVEIVVKDSIYMNVRLVDCVGYNVEGALGYEAEDGEEPRMMKTSWSDEPMTFQDAAEMGTRKVISDHATIGVVVTTDGSITDIPREAYLDAEERVVSELRQLGKPFVVVLNTTHPYAENTMELSRSLEEKYAIPVIPVNCLEMTQEDITQILEEVLYEFPVAEVNIDLPKWVEELDPSHSVRAAFENAVRKAIEGVRRLRDIDLALDALSECEYAQDVLLKEMNLGTGIANVEITAVEGLFKTVLQELTGIEIEGDHSLLRLVLDYSKGKREWDKLADAIEEVRVNGYGVVTPQLEEMFLDEPELVKQGGHYGIKLKASAPSLHIIRADVTTEITPLIGTEKQAEELVKYMLDEFESDPKKVWQSNIFGKSLHDLVREGIQNKLYRMPDNAQHKLQDTLQRIVNDGNGGLICIII comes from the coding sequence ATGGAAAAATTAGACATTTTCAGGGATATCGCGGAACGAACAGGAGGCGATATCTACCTCGGTGTCGTTGGGCCAGTCCGTACGGGAAAGTCCACCTTTATCAAACGGTTCATGGACCTCCTTGTCCTGCCCAACATTCCAGACGCCTTCGAACGGGAACGGGCTAAGGATGAACTTCCTCAAAGCGGGACCGGGAGAATGATCACGACGACGGAACCTAAGTTTATTCCATCAGAATCCGTGGAAATCGTGGTAAAGGACTCTATTTACATGAATGTCCGGCTGGTTGACTGTGTAGGGTACAATGTGGAAGGTGCTTTAGGTTACGAAGCTGAAGATGGTGAAGAACCACGCATGATGAAGACATCATGGAGCGACGAACCCATGACATTCCAGGATGCGGCTGAAATGGGCACCCGCAAGGTCATCTCTGATCATGCCACCATAGGTGTTGTAGTAACAACGGATGGTTCAATTACTGATATCCCGCGAGAAGCGTACTTAGACGCCGAAGAACGAGTAGTTTCTGAACTAAGACAACTGGGCAAGCCCTTTGTCGTAGTCCTGAATACCACCCATCCTTATGCAGAGAATACCATGGAATTATCCCGTTCACTGGAGGAAAAGTATGCAATCCCGGTTATCCCTGTGAATTGTCTGGAAATGACTCAGGAAGACATCACTCAGATCTTGGAAGAAGTTCTCTACGAATTCCCCGTAGCTGAAGTCAATATTGATCTGCCCAAATGGGTTGAGGAATTGGATCCCTCTCACTCCGTGCGAGCGGCTTTTGAGAATGCTGTTCGCAAGGCTATTGAAGGAGTACGCCGCCTGCGGGACATTGATCTGGCTTTGGACGCTTTGTCTGAATGCGAATATGCCCAGGATGTTCTGCTGAAAGAAATGAATTTAGGAACTGGCATTGCCAATGTTGAAATTACTGCTGTGGAAGGGCTCTTCAAAACCGTCCTGCAAGAACTAACAGGTATAGAAATTGAAGGAGATCATTCCTTGCTTCGCTTAGTCCTGGATTACAGCAAGGGTAAACGAGAATGGGATAAACTTGCTGATGCAATTGAAGAAGTTCGTGTCAATGGATATGGCGTGGTCACTCCACAACTTGAGGAAATGTTCCTGGATGAGCCTGAGCTTGTGAAGCAAGGGGGACATTATGGTATTAAACTAAAAGCCAGTGCTCCGTCCCTGCATATTATCAGAGCGGATGTTACAACGGAAATTACCCCCTTAATCGGTACGGAAAAACAAGCGGAAGAACTCGTAAAGTATATGCTGGATGAGTTTGAAAGCGATCCGAAAAAAGTATGGCAATCCAATATCTTCGGCAAATCCCTCCATGACTTGGTCCGGGAAGGAATCCAAAACAAACTCTATCGCATGCCCGACAATGCCCAGCATAAACTGCAGGATACACTGCAGAGGATTGTCAATGACGGCAATGGAGGCCTCATCTGCATCATTATCTGA
- a CDS encoding sigma-54 interaction domain-containing protein, whose amino-acid sequence MIKKYNDSDDLMVELNAIFESSYDGIYLTDSEGNTLRVNSAYQRITGLSLEQLIGKNIKDIVKQGLISESITFKVLEQRKTITMKQTISTGKEILVTGNPIFNNQGEIIRVVTNVRDMTELNNLERKLEHSRELQVFYEREIHQLKNKRNHKKIIFKSGQMQNAIEMGERLARVDTTVLIQGESGVGKELIAELIHENSSRSLKGTYIKINCGAIPGDLLESELFGYEEGAFTSARKGGKAGLFEIADGGTIFLDEIAELPLKLQAKLLRVLQDKELTRLGGAKPIKPDVRVVSATNKDLYEMVKQKLFREDLYYRLNVVPLLIPPLRDRVEDILPLTSYYLEYFAKKHKIIKTLSPKTMKCFLSYSWPGNIRELINTLERLIVTVDHNILEPTDLPKALLSEIQIPELHASYSLIDSVACLEKKMITKALMELRTTRKAAKKLGISQSCLIKKAKKYGIIFQNSWSTEN is encoded by the coding sequence ATGATAAAAAAATACAATGATTCAGACGATTTGATGGTTGAACTTAATGCTATTTTCGAATCATCCTATGACGGCATATATTTGACTGATTCTGAAGGGAATACGTTACGTGTTAATAGTGCATATCAACGAATTACAGGTTTATCACTTGAACAGCTAATAGGCAAGAATATTAAAGACATAGTGAAGCAAGGGTTAATCAGTGAATCGATAACCTTTAAAGTACTGGAACAGAGAAAAACAATTACAATGAAACAGACGATCAGTACTGGAAAGGAAATCTTAGTTACAGGAAACCCAATTTTTAATAATCAGGGGGAAATTATCAGAGTTGTCACTAACGTTAGAGATATGACTGAGCTTAATAACTTAGAAAGAAAATTAGAACATTCCAGGGAGCTCCAAGTCTTCTATGAGCGCGAAATTCATCAACTTAAGAATAAACGGAATCACAAGAAGATAATCTTTAAAAGCGGGCAAATGCAAAATGCAATTGAAATGGGAGAACGTCTTGCTAGAGTGGATACTACGGTTCTAATTCAAGGGGAATCAGGGGTAGGTAAAGAATTAATAGCTGAGCTAATTCATGAAAATAGCTCGAGATCCTTAAAAGGAACTTATATAAAAATTAATTGCGGTGCGATACCTGGAGATCTACTGGAATCAGAACTCTTTGGCTATGAAGAAGGTGCTTTCACCAGCGCGCGAAAAGGTGGAAAAGCGGGATTATTTGAAATTGCCGATGGCGGTACAATTTTTCTAGATGAAATCGCAGAACTTCCACTTAAACTCCAAGCGAAATTGTTAAGAGTGCTTCAGGATAAAGAGTTGACAAGATTGGGGGGGGCAAAACCAATCAAGCCTGATGTCAGAGTTGTCTCCGCGACAAATAAAGATTTGTATGAGATGGTAAAACAAAAATTATTTCGTGAAGACCTTTACTATCGACTTAATGTTGTGCCACTGTTAATACCTCCTTTGCGTGATAGAGTAGAGGATATTCTGCCGTTAACCTCATATTATCTGGAATACTTTGCAAAGAAGCATAAGATTATTAAAACACTTTCCCCTAAAACGATGAAGTGCTTCTTATCCTATTCATGGCCCGGAAATATCAGAGAATTAATAAATACTCTTGAAAGACTGATAGTGACGGTAGATCATAATATTTTAGAGCCAACGGATTTACCCAAGGCATTATTGTCAGAAATCCAAATTCCCGAACTTCATGCAAGCTACTCTTTAATAGATTCGGTAGCTTGTTTGGAGAAGAAAATGATAACGAAAGCCTTAATGGAACTAAGAACAACTAGAAAAGCTGCAAAAAAATTAGGGATTAGTCAATCCTGTTTGATAAAAAAAGCCAAAAAATACGGCATTATTTTTCAGAATTCTTGGTCTACTGAAAACTAA
- a CDS encoding membrane protein: MAFMLPSARRKQGDEQPYIPMGIFKFRLPFIHYGVEVPEIIQAIFMFVTGLGATAFLQDMFGISFEVALTIVLFHEITYSLHQLFGDPIIAGWITPAVPLTIGFLSKYAMGVDRIEALIALQITVGLLFLVLGVTGLAKKLLDIVPNSMKAGIILGAGMAAVIGKYGFLPLASGGVGFAKYPVSMSVGIVIAFFLLYARGFKEMKKKAGSIITTLAKYGMVPGIIGAMIVGMLVGEVPVPKITEWGFFVPRISEVFQTYNAFGIGFPSLSVFIAALPMAVVAYIIAFGDIVIGQTIIEKANEFRDDEEIDMNPNRTNILCGFRNMIEGTFFPTLTLSGPLWAAMTVSVAERYKQGRQAMDSIFGGSGTFNIVKWMCVLSLPLVAFFRPILPIAIALTIMVQGFACFYIAMEMVKTKEEQGVAGVVGAILAIGGPIYGLASGIILYIVVQKLGVPGGRISNQVNKAVN, translated from the coding sequence ATGGCCTTTATGTTGCCAAGTGCACGAAGAAAACAAGGAGATGAACAACCTTATATTCCAATGGGAATCTTTAAATTTAGACTACCTTTTATCCACTATGGTGTTGAGGTACCGGAAATAATCCAAGCTATTTTTATGTTTGTGACCGGACTAGGGGCAACAGCGTTTCTTCAAGATATGTTCGGTATTTCTTTTGAAGTAGCGTTGACAATTGTTTTATTTCACGAGATAACTTACAGTTTGCACCAGTTATTTGGAGACCCTATTATAGCCGGTTGGATAACACCTGCCGTTCCGCTAACCATTGGGTTTCTATCAAAGTATGCTATGGGTGTGGATCGAATCGAGGCACTCATAGCCTTGCAGATCACGGTTGGTTTATTATTCCTTGTGTTAGGTGTTACCGGATTGGCTAAAAAATTGTTGGACATTGTACCTAATTCAATGAAAGCTGGCATCATTTTAGGAGCAGGTATGGCTGCAGTTATTGGTAAATATGGTTTTTTACCCCTTGCTTCAGGAGGCGTAGGATTTGCCAAATATCCTGTATCCATGTCGGTGGGAATTGTGATTGCGTTTTTTCTTCTCTATGCCAGAGGATTTAAGGAAATGAAGAAAAAAGCTGGCTCTATTATTACTACCCTTGCCAAATATGGAATGGTACCAGGAATAATCGGTGCCATGATCGTTGGAATGTTAGTAGGCGAGGTTCCAGTTCCTAAGATTACTGAATGGGGCTTCTTTGTTCCTCGTATTAGCGAAGTATTTCAAACCTATAATGCATTTGGGATAGGCTTTCCAAGTTTATCTGTCTTCATCGCAGCATTGCCGATGGCAGTAGTAGCTTACATTATCGCTTTTGGAGACATCGTAATTGGCCAAACAATAATAGAGAAAGCTAATGAATTTCGAGATGACGAAGAAATCGATATGAACCCAAATCGAACCAATATTTTATGCGGCTTCAGAAATATGATAGAAGGGACGTTCTTTCCAACACTTACTCTTTCAGGTCCGCTCTGGGCTGCTATGACAGTATCAGTAGCAGAACGATATAAACAAGGGCGTCAAGCTATGGATTCCATCTTTGGAGGCTCAGGAACCTTTAATATTGTAAAGTGGATGTGTGTTTTGTCGCTGCCGCTAGTAGCTTTCTTTAGACCAATACTCCCGATTGCTATCGCTCTTACTATTATGGTACAAGGGTTCGCTTGTTTCTATATTGCCATGGAGATGGTAAAAACAAAAGAAGAACAAGGGGTAGCAGGAGTTGTTGGTGCTATTTTAGCTATTGGAGGTCCTATTTATGGGCTGGCGTCGGGAATTATCCTTTATATAGTAGTACAAAAGCTAGGGGTACCAGGAGGAAGAATAAGTAATCAGGTTAATAAGGCAGTAAATTAA
- a CDS encoding iron-containing alcohol dehydrogenase yields MTFSSFSFKVPGEVIYGENSISKLPEILSTMSLTNVLVISDRGLEAAGMVKKITDVLDAASTKYSIFLDVEANPSCDTVDKATAMYKMEGLNGIVCLGGGSPMDTAKAIAVLASNGGKIQDYEGANKFKSTSVQILAIPTTAGTGSEVTPFAVITDKEKNYKLTVFSYEIVPEVALLDPSMISTLPALVAAATGMDALTHAVESYLSRASSLFSDAMAEKAMELIGMNIRRFVANRGDVEAASGMLLGSMFAGIAFSWARLGDCHAMAHPLGGFFGVPHGIANAILLPTILEFNALADNGKYEKIYNYIKRADNGSSFVPEMLVNEIKELLEQLSIPKTLSEVGVKQELIHDMAIDAMKSGNVLINPRQTLLADIEALYQKAL; encoded by the coding sequence ATGACATTTAGTTCTTTTTCATTCAAAGTTCCAGGTGAAGTAATATATGGTGAAAATAGTATTTCAAAATTGCCAGAAATACTCTCAACTATGAGCTTGACAAATGTATTGGTTATATCGGACCGAGGGTTAGAAGCAGCTGGAATGGTAAAAAAAATAACGGATGTTCTGGATGCAGCTTCCACAAAGTATTCAATATTTCTGGACGTTGAAGCTAATCCATCGTGTGATACTGTTGATAAAGCAACAGCTATGTACAAAATGGAAGGATTGAATGGTATTGTGTGTTTAGGGGGCGGTAGCCCAATGGATACAGCAAAGGCCATAGCAGTGCTGGCATCGAACGGCGGTAAAATCCAGGACTATGAGGGGGCTAACAAATTCAAAAGCACTTCGGTCCAAATCCTTGCTATACCTACAACAGCCGGTACAGGGAGCGAGGTAACTCCTTTTGCAGTTATAACAGATAAGGAGAAAAACTATAAGCTAACAGTCTTTAGTTATGAAATTGTGCCGGAAGTAGCTTTACTCGACCCTAGTATGATATCAACACTTCCGGCTCTAGTAGCGGCAGCAACGGGTATGGATGCCCTTACACATGCAGTAGAGTCCTACCTGTCACGAGCATCGTCTCTTTTTTCAGATGCTATGGCTGAGAAGGCAATGGAATTGATAGGTATGAACATTAGACGATTTGTAGCTAATCGAGGTGACGTTGAAGCCGCCTCTGGTATGTTGCTCGGTAGTATGTTTGCGGGGATAGCTTTTTCTTGGGCGAGGCTGGGAGATTGCCATGCAATGGCTCACCCATTAGGTGGATTTTTCGGAGTTCCGCACGGTATTGCAAACGCTATATTGCTGCCGACAATACTGGAATTTAATGCTCTTGCTGATAATGGAAAATACGAAAAAATATATAACTATATCAAACGTGCAGATAACGGTAGTTCATTTGTACCGGAAATGTTGGTAAATGAAATAAAGGAATTGTTAGAGCAACTAAGCATTCCAAAAACCCTTTCGGAAGTTGGAGTAAAACAAGAATTAATCCATGACATGGCGATTGATGCTATGAAAAGTGGGAATGTTCTGATTAATCCGCGCCAAACATTGTTAGCTGACATTGAGGCTCTCTATCAAAAAGCATTGTAA
- a CDS encoding aldehyde ferredoxin oxidoreductase C-terminal domain-containing protein, whose amino-acid sequence MLKLFIYRINMTDKTFIKEEVSQRYKHLGGRGFTSLLLSDELDPKSSPLGDENKLVIAPGLLTGTIAPSSGRTSIGAKSPLTGTIKESNAGGTAGQYLAGHNIKALIIEHLPKDKEDSSIIIVEKNNLRLEVRNNLRGLGNYDTVANLRSEFGDQCSIISIGPAGEVGSAMATIAFSDPEGRPSRHAGRGGLGAVMGSKGVKAIVISKSNDSVPEPRDKTRFLEIVKKFSLELYQTKKGLRDYGTALLVNAINAVGGLPTRNFSMGYNDQAEEFSGERLNQLCNERKGQTGHACSRGCAVRCSNVFNNGQGDYVTASLEYETIALLGSNCGINNLDEIAQLDRLCDDLGLDTMETGVSLGVAMEGGALQFGHFEQMKEAINDIVTGVKIGRIIGQGAVATGRILKVSRVPAVKGQGLSAYDPRALKGTGVTYATSPMGADHTSGNCLPGRGGLKPYEDNGQVDLSKNLQIITMICDFLGICIFVGPVQENMPVFSALASSFTGEEINEEKLYDLARSILEKEVEFNVLAGIDNEQNDLPRFFREEPLPNNGYFFDIPAEELKNFKY is encoded by the coding sequence GTGTTGAAGTTGTTTATTTATAGAATTAATATGACAGATAAAACGTTTATAAAAGAAGAAGTGTCCCAAAGATATAAACATTTAGGTGGAAGAGGATTTACTTCGCTTTTACTTAGTGATGAACTGGATCCGAAATCTTCTCCCCTTGGAGATGAAAACAAGCTGGTAATAGCACCGGGGCTGTTGACTGGTACAATTGCTCCATCATCAGGGCGCACTTCCATTGGGGCTAAAAGTCCTTTAACTGGAACCATCAAAGAGAGTAATGCAGGAGGAACTGCAGGGCAGTATTTAGCGGGTCATAATATTAAAGCTTTGATAATCGAACATCTTCCTAAAGATAAAGAAGATTCTTCGATTATTATCGTAGAAAAAAATAATTTAAGATTAGAAGTCAGAAATAACCTAAGGGGATTGGGAAATTACGATACCGTAGCTAATCTACGAAGTGAATTCGGAGATCAGTGTTCGATTATTTCGATTGGTCCTGCTGGTGAAGTGGGGTCAGCTATGGCAACAATAGCATTCAGCGATCCTGAAGGAAGACCATCAAGGCATGCCGGAAGAGGCGGCTTAGGTGCTGTGATGGGAAGTAAAGGTGTTAAAGCAATTGTTATTAGTAAATCGAATGATTCTGTTCCTGAACCCCGGGATAAGACGAGATTTTTGGAAATCGTCAAGAAATTTTCGCTTGAATTATATCAAACTAAAAAAGGACTTAGAGATTATGGAACCGCTTTATTAGTTAATGCCATTAATGCTGTAGGAGGGTTACCGACTCGTAACTTTAGTATGGGATATAATGACCAAGCTGAAGAGTTTAGTGGAGAAAGGCTTAATCAATTATGTAACGAAAGAAAGGGACAAACCGGACATGCCTGTTCAAGAGGTTGTGCAGTACGATGTTCCAATGTCTTTAATAATGGCCAAGGCGATTATGTAACCGCGAGTTTAGAGTATGAAACGATTGCCTTGTTAGGTTCGAATTGTGGAATCAATAATCTAGATGAAATTGCTCAGTTAGACAGACTGTGCGATGATCTGGGTTTGGATACGATGGAGACGGGTGTAAGTTTGGGTGTTGCTATGGAAGGGGGTGCTTTGCAATTTGGTCATTTTGAGCAAATGAAAGAAGCTATTAATGATATCGTAACAGGGGTTAAAATAGGCCGAATCATTGGACAGGGAGCTGTTGCAACAGGGAGAATACTAAAGGTTAGCAGAGTTCCTGCGGTTAAAGGTCAAGGATTATCGGCATATGATCCGCGAGCTTTGAAGGGCACTGGAGTAACTTATGCTACCTCGCCTATGGGAGCGGATCATACTTCCGGCAACTGCCTGCCAGGACGCGGAGGATTAAAACCTTATGAAGATAATGGTCAAGTTGATCTATCAAAAAATTTACAGATCATAACCATGATCTGCGATTTCCTGGGGATTTGTATTTTCGTCGGACCAGTACAAGAGAATATGCCAGTATTTTCAGCTTTAGCAAGCTCCTTTACTGGCGAAGAAATAAATGAAGAAAAGCTATATGATCTAGCCCGTTCGATCCTAGAAAAAGAAGTTGAATTTAATGTATTAGCAGGAATCGACAATGAACAAAATGATCTGCCTAGGTTTTTTAGAGAAGAACCTTTGCCTAACAATGGATACTTTTTTGATATACCAGCAGAGGAATTAAAGAATTTTAAATACTAA